In the genome of Candidatus Pristimantibacillus lignocellulolyticus, the window CATTTCTGTAATTTCACGATTTTCATAACCAGCTAAGTTAACAAACTTTAAGGCTTCTGCCACTTTTTCTTTAATAACGACTTCCTTCATCTTTTTGATACGTAAACCAAATGCAACATTTTCAAATACATTAAGATGGGGAAAAAGAGCATAATCTTGAAACACCGTATTCACTTGACGCTCATTAGCAGGCAAGTTATTAATTACTTTTCCGTTAAAATAAATATTCCCTTGGCTTGGTGCTGTGAATCCCGCAATTAAGCGAAGAATCGTCGTTTTACCACAGCCCGAAGGACCTAGCAACGTATAAAATTTACCACGCTCTATCTCAAAGCTGACATTTTTTAGAACGGCAGGGTCACGCTCATCATATTGTTTTGAAACACCTTCAAAACGAATAATCGTTTCTTCCATTTCTTTGACTCCTTTAACTTTGCAATTAAGGTGATTATACATGATTATCATCTTTTTGTGTTCATTATTAGACATCTACCATCTATATTTACTTAATTTCTACATAAATCATTAAAACCATGTATCACATCTACAAAATGCTATCCATATATTTATATTACTAGTATCTTCCGTCAAAAAAGAGCCTCAGCTTGAACAGTAAGTACTGTCAAACTAAGGCTCTTCCATTATCTATTCAGTGATTGATTGAAACTTCTTTTTGAAGCTTACATTCATATAAATGTAGCTTAATACTGAACATACAACCATTAATGCTAACAACGGCCATACACTACTCCAGAACATGTCCATATCGCCACTAGAAATAGCTTGTTTGAATCCTGTCACCGTATATGTCATCGGTAAGAAAGGATTAATTGCTTGTAACCAATCCGGTACAAGTTCAATCGGGAATGTTCCAGCTGAACTAGTGAGTTGCAGAATTAGCAAGACGATTGCAATAAATCTTCCCACATTGTCCATCGTCACACATAACAATTGAATTAACATCATGTATGTCAAACTCGTAATAATTGCGAATAAGAAGAATGCTCCAACATTTACTACTTCCAAATCAAGAATTGGTAAAATAGATGCACCTAGAATTAATGCTTGTAGAACCGCAATTAACCCAACCACTGCTGTTTTACCAGCATACCAACTTCTTCCGTTTTGTGGTTTCAATGATGGTTCTCTCATAGAATATACGACAGTTAGCAACATACAACCAACATATAATCCAAGGGAGATAAAGTAAGGAGCAAATCCTGTACCGTAGTTAGGTACACTAGAGTAAGAACTTGTCGTTAACACGACTGGCTCAACGAATTGATCCTTCATCTGCTCAGTTAATGTAAGATTTAGTGATTCTCCATTCGCATCGCCTAACTTGGATGCAAGTTCATTCGCTCCTTCATCAAGCGTTGTTAAACCTTCAACTAATTCCTTATTACCGGCAACTAATTCTTTACTACCTGAGACGAATTTATCACTAGAGCCTTTAAGTGATTGTAAACCTGTAGCTAACTGGGATGACCCTTCTTTTGCAGAAGTGATTCCTGTAGCTAATTGACTTGCTCCTTGCTTAGCTTCAGTTAGTTTCGTAGCTAATTGATTTGATCCAGTTGATAAGCTACTCAATCCATTAACAACTTGCGTGGAACCAGCTATTAATTGATTCTCACCTTGTTCTTGCGCCAACAAACCATTAACCAATTGTTCACTTCCAGCTAATAATTGTTGGAAAGAGGCATTAGCTGCTAAGTCACTGTTCTGACTAGCTAATTGTTGTAAGCCTGCTTGTAATTGCATCGCACCTTGTTTCAAGGATGTTGTACCTTCACTTATATCATTAAGACCAGTATCTAAAGTTGCATATTGTTTGGCTAATTGCGAAATACCACCGTTTAACGTTGTAGCACCTTCAGTTAATTGCGATATCCCACTACTTAAATTGTTACCACCAGTTTGCAAAGTACCAAGACCGCTAGATAATTGCGTTCCAGCAGTATTTAACTTCGTAGCACCAGACTGTAATTCAATCAAACCATCAGCTAGCGTTTGTTGACCTGCAAGTAGCTTCGTTGCACCTTCCTTAGCTGAATCCGTACCATCTGCTATCTGATGTGCTCCGTCACTTGCAGCTTCAATGCCTTCAAGTGCTTCACCAATCTGTTCGTAAATAGCAGTTACATACGTTTTAGATATTTGTTGATTAAGCAATGTTGTCATCTGAGCTGCGGCTGTACCGCCAATTTGACCTGCTAGGAAGTTATACCCCTCATTCGGTGTATAGATCAACTCAGCTTGTTGGGGATTATCTCCCACTAGTGAAATAGCTTGCTCTGAAAATTTTTCAGGAATTTCAATCGTTATATAGTAATAATTATCTTTAAGTCCTGCTTCTGCTTCTTGCTTGCTTACAAACTCATAATTAAAGTCTCCCGACTCTTTCAACTGATCGACGAACTCGTTACCAATTGTCATTTGCTCCCCGTTATACTCCGCTCCAACATCTTCATTCACAATGGCTACTGGGATTTTATCAAGCTTAGCATATGGGTCCCAAAATGCTCCTAGAAATAATGCTGAATATAGCAGAGGAATTAACATTACTGCTATAACTGGTATTACAATTTTTTTGTTCCGAACAATGCTATTTAGTTCCGAACCAATTTGACTACTTCTTGACATTCTTCATCCACCTCTAGATATTTTGTCTGACTGACCATTTTCCTCAATTGGTCATTTTATTTGAAAAGAAAAGGCCTCTCTATGAGATAGCCAAGCCCTTCTCCAAGTAAAACCGTAATCGTTGTGCGATTTCTTGCTTTTGTAGTGTTTCGTGCTTTGCACTCCACTCTACAGCAAGCGCAGTATATAATCGAAGCATAACAAATGCGGTCATTTGGGTATCGCAGGCTTTAATCTCATTACGATTAATAGCATGCTCTATTTTACCAGCAATATGCTCAATGATTACCTGCTCCATCTGAACTAATGCCTCATTTGCCATTGGCGTACCAATTTCTCTTACTTCTTGAGTTAATTTCAGCGCCAATTCATGTTCCTTACGGAATTCAAGAAGTTCGTTTAATGCTTCAGTTAAATTATCGAAGAATGATCGATCATCGCTAATAACTTTTTCAGCAACATACTTCATCTCTAACAATAATTTGTTCATTACTTCTTGAAACAATTCTTCTTTGTTCGCAAAAAATGTATATATCGTACCTTTACCAACATTAGCGATTTTCGCAACTTGTTCCATTGTTGTTCCTTTATAGCCAAATAAAGAAAATGACTTTGAAGCAGCATCTAGAATTAAAGATCGTCTATCAATGGACATGTCATCACCTCCAAATTACTGAAATATGATACCAAGAGTTTTGTTGTATTGTTTGAACTCTTATGACCTAGTGACTACTTGACTATATGACCAAAAATCATTATCGGTCAACTGGTATTATTATAGTGCTATCGTTTCTTTTTTGCAATACTTTTTCTAAAATATTTTAAGTTCACCCTCACATTGGCACTTCGTTATGAATAGAGCTATAATGTAGATATACTATTTACACACCACCAAAGGAGAGAATATTAATGACATATAATGAAATCACCTCACAACAACAATGGGAAGAAGCATTTGAACGTTCTAATGATCACCCTATCGTTATTCTAAAACATAGTACAACTTGCCCTGTAAGTGCTAATGCACATGATGAATTCACCAAATATTTGTCCGACAAGCCTCGTGAGGACGTTGAATATCTAATGGTTAAAGTTATAGAATCTCGCCCAATTTCTTTACAAATCGCAGAAGATACAGGTATCAAGCATGAATCACCTCAAGTTATGATGCTTGATAAAAAAGAAAAAGTATGGAGTGCTACTCATTGGTCAGTAACGAAAGCACATATCTCTGCTGTATTAGACTAATATTAATCAACATATGCTCAAAGTGACCATATTTATAGAAGTTTTATCAACAAAACAATAAAACATACAATACGCCAACTATTAAAGAGGAATTCTTCCTTAATAATAGTTGGCGTATTTATGTTACTCCTCGTTCTTGAATCATCTACATTAGCAAAATCATCTTGATCACGATGAGATGTTTTGAACTACCTTACAATGAAAGTTCAAAACATTCGCTTGTCAGCACCAAGAAGATGACCCACAGCGAAAACGAGTAGCACAGCGTACGTATTGTGTACGTAAGCACACACAGGCTTTCGATGGGAGGCATATTCGCCGCCGACTATGCTACGTTAGCATAGTCATCGTGATCACGAGTGGATGTTTTGAACTACTACTAATAGTAGAGATTAAGCTTATATTTCTTTCCATATTTAGCCCCATAATGAATAATCCTCGCTAACATAACTCGATCACGCATAATAACGAACATCCGATGATCTGGATAAGTGTTAAACTCTACAATCCAAGGACGAAGTTGATGGTCAATGGCAATATCTATTCCAATCTCATTTTGATCTTTGAAATGTTTACGCACTTGATGCATAACGGCTAGACTCAACTTTTCCATTTTCGGAATGACAATGCTCTGTTGTCTTGGAGTCAATAAGCTATCGATTGTACCAATCGCTCCACCGCCACCCCCATTACTTACGACACGTCCACGTTGAGAGATACGCCCTGCTATTCCGGTTACTTCAAAGCCACCTCTTGGACTTTTCTGAACAACTACACGAAAATCGAATAATCTGCCTTGATGACGAAGAGAATGTATCCCTTTCTGGACAACATAAACTTCACCCTTCATTTTACGTGACAAGAACTTAGTCAAATCCTCAAAATTCGCATATGAAGATATCGTCATACCCGAATGGCTAATAAATCTACCATCTTTTAAGGTAACTCGAATAACCCCTCTGCCAAGTGAACCATTTTTGGGCTTTATATATACCATCCCATATTTTAATAGCATTAATTTTAATGTTGACCTAGAGTAAGTTTTCGTAACTGGAATATGACTCTTAATATAGCTATTGCCTAACAAGATATTAGTTTTGATCATTTTATCTGCTTTCCGACCTCGCCTCTTAGCAGCTATTCGCACATTCCTTCTCCAAATAAAATTAAACATAGGCGATTCGCCTCCCTTCTCAATAGCTTCATAATAAGGTATGAGAATAAAACAAGTTTCGCCATGGTCATATAACTGCATTAGGAACGGAATACTAATATGTGTTAAAATACTAGTTAAACATATACATAAAGGAGAATACTCAATGAATTTCAAATCATTAACCGTATTACTAGTAATGTTACTTGTTCTTAGTGCTTGCGGAGAACCAATTACGAACAATAGTACTAGCCAAGGCAGTACAGGAAATGCCACTGCTACACCAACGCCAACACCTACTCCTGAACCTGAACTTGAACTACTGGATTCAAGTCAACATCCTGAAGTTACGATTGAGATGAGTAATGGCGGGATCATTAAGCTTGAACTATATCCTGAAATAGCTCCAAATACGGTGAGCAACTTCGTCTCATTAGCTCAACAAGGTTTTTACGATGGTCTTATATTCCACCGTGTTATGCCTGACTTTATGATTCAGGGCGGTGATCCAGAGGGTACTGGAATGGGTGGCCCAGGCTACAATATTAAAGGTGAATTTACGGCAAATGGTTTTGAAAATCGATTGAAGCATACACGCGGTGTAATTTCTATGGCACGTAGCCAAAGTATGGACAGCGCTGGCTCACAGTTTTATATTGTACAAGCAAAAGAAACGCCTCATTTAGATGGTCTATATGCTTCTTTCGGTATGGTGACAGAGGGCTTAGATGTAGTTGATGAAATTGTATCTCAGAAACGCGATACCCAAGATAAACCACTTGAACCATTAGTAATGACTAAAGTAACCGTTGATACGAAAGGCTTGGAATTAGCTGAACTAGAAAAAATGTAGATGAGAGGAGAATACCGGTATGAATGAAGTGCCTATTGCTAAAGTAAGAAGCAATCAAATCGGAATTGTCATCACATTATTAATCGCTATTATTGCACAAATGCCTTGGCTCATCGCGATTGTATGGCTTATTCAAGTTATGACGAGGTTACTCGGTTCGGGAGCAAATACTTTTGTTATCATTTTAGAACCGATTGCCCAAAAGATTTATGGGAAGAAAGAAACAGAAGCGGCTGAGCTACAGAAATTCAATCTTTCTTTAGGAATTACTTTTCTATCGATTTCACTAGTATGCCTCTCGCTTAATTGGATAACAGCAGCTTACATTGTCGCAGGCGCGATGGGGTTAGCAGCACTTGCTGCATTACTAGGCTATTGTATTGGCTGCACAATTTACTATCAGTACAAGAAATATAAAGCAATGCGTAAAAACACCAAATCACAATAATATGAACATATGGAATCAGACGCTTATATAAGCCTCCTATAATTTTGTATGTGAAATACAATTAAATATGAATATTTAACAAAACGAGTCATCCCATTCAGGATGACTCGTTTTGTTGTTGTTAACACTGTTATTTTCATTTGTTACTGAGCAGTTTGCAGTTCCCTATCATCAACAAGTATTAATTGACCAGTTGCTATTGCGATACGTTGCTCATGAATAATGAGATCACGTAACATTTCAAAATCAGGTCGAACAATAAGATTCTCTTGATAAGCTGAACGGCGTGCAAATGGTCGACGTGCACGATTCAAGTTTTCAATAATACCTTGCCCCGTTTGAATTCCTACTCCATGACCAAAGTATAGATTTTTGTCTAACATTACAGCATTCTCACCTTGCCATTCTGGATGACGAGGATGAAAATCTGGATTGCGGAAATAACAAACATCTCCTGGATAAACATCATTAAGATCATAACTTGATACTAACCGAAGATCATAATCCTTCTGCCATTCTCGTAAAAACAAGTCTTGGAAGTAGTAATTGAAAGTAGGATCACCGATTGTTTCAAGCACAGCCTTATAATACAAGATGATAATCGCTCCTGAGCATTCGAAAGCATAATATTCCCCATTAATAAATATATCTCGAATGGCATCAGCAGGAGTTACATCACTTCGTAATAAAAAACCACCATTAGGTGTTCTATTCCAATAGCGCGGATTACATCTAGAATTCGAAAACACAGCAAATTGAGCGCCACTCTCATACATTGCATGTGATGCTTCAACTGTATGTCTTCTCATTCTCAACTCGAATAACAAAGCATCTAATGATGAGTATTCGTAAATCACTCTACTCGCAATCTTCCATCGAACAATATTTTGCTCAACTAAAGGCAAATTCTCAATATCCAGCTCATCCATCGAGCCGTTTGTAAGTACGATCACATTCATAACCTCCTACGTCTATGCATCGTTAGGTTATTGTACGCCCGCACTCACTAATTGGTGAACGTTTGCCTATTTTTTGTTTATATTGTAGTTCAAAAAGCAGACTTTGATAACGATGATTGAATTCGTAGGTAATTCGGCATCGAATATGAAAGCCCGCTTTTTGAACCTCTATTGGAAGGCACGTTCATAACGACTAAATCTATTTATCTAAAATCCCCGCTTTAATAAGTCCGTTGCGGATTCCCTTTTCATCTACATGCGTTGTTACAAAGTTAGCATATGGAATAACATCAGGATGCGAATTGCCCATTGCAATACCGAACCCCACATATTCAAGCATTTCTTTATCGTTCAAATTATCACCAAATGCGATTGCATCTTCTTTAGTTAAGTTAAGCTGATTCAACAAAGCTTCAATTCCTTTAGCTTTAGAACCTCCGATCGGTAGTACATCCAATGCTTTCTCATGCCATCTAATGAATGTAACGGAATCTTCAAAAGATGTATACAAATGCTCATCTTCTGCAAGAGTATGCAAAAACATTTGATAGATTGGTTCTTCTTTCCAGAAATCAGCATTAACTTTAGGAAATTCTACTTTTAATGAACCGACTGATTCTAGCATATATTCATGCCCATCATGATCTGTGTAGTATTGAGACTCCCCTTCAAAACATAGAGCATGTCCATGGATCTTAGATTGTTCAACTAATGTTGCTAATGTTGATGGTGCAATTGGATTACGATAAATAACTTCTCCTTTATATACAGCAAGAGCTCCATTCAAGCAAACATAAGATTCAATACCAACTTCCTTTAGCAGAGATTGTAAGAAGTATGGTGCACGTCCTGTTGCAATAACAGGCTCAATCCCTTTTTCTTTCATCTCAGCAATAGCATCAATTGTATCTTGTGGAATAACTTTTTCCTCATTAACTAACGTTCCATCAATATCAAAGAAAGCAATTTTGTAGCTCATTTCGTCTCCCCATTTCTCTTGAATGATCTCTCAGCTTCCGACGAATGACATATTCGCACCGAATCTACTATGAAATAATTCATCGTAATCTCGAGCGTACTTTTTGAACATCCTCTGTGAAGTTAATAGTTAAGTATAATATGGTATATCTATTGAAGCAATAACAACTATTACCGTATTACCTGATTCTATGACCTAACTGGTTGACGCACAAGATACATCATCAGGAACGAGATAATAATCATAAAGACAACCCAAGCTATAGCCAAAATCGTCCGATCAGCGTCCATAGCGACGTAGATTGCAGTTGCAACCGTCTGTGTTCGTCCAGGAATATTACCCGCAAGCATTAGTGTTGCGCCAAATTCTCCTAACGATCTTGCAAAACCTAAAATAAAGGCTACGACTAGCATACGGTGATTCAGCGGTAGTGCAATGTAACGAAATACTTGCCATTCCGTAGCACCTTGTGAACGTGCAACATCCTCCAAAGCAGAATCAATCGAATCAAAGCCAGCCTTCATCGTCTGATACACAAGTGGAAAAGCAACAACTATAGCAGCGACCACTCCTGCCCACCACGTAAATACAAGCGATTGGCCGAATACAACTTCGGACAACTGACCAAGAAAACCTTTCTTGCCAAATGCAAATAGCAAAATGAATCCTATTACCGTGGGAGGCAATACTAATGGAATCATAAATATTGTATCTACAATTACTTTCCCGCGAAATTTCGCTCTACTCATATAACGTGACACTATAATCGCTAATATAAAAACAATAATACTAGCGACCATTGTTATTTTAATGGAAATTAAGATCGGTTCAATAAATGCTCCCCAATCAAATTCATTCATAATTATTCAGCTCGCTTAAAGCCATTTTGTTCGTAAAGAGCAGTTAATTCTTCACTTAACAAATAATCAAAAAATAGTTGCGCTGCTTCAATTTGTTTACTATTTTTCAATATGGCTATAGGATAAGTTATTGGATCATGTGTTATAGAATCAATATGGTGAATGATATCGACTTTATTTGAAGAAATGGCATCTGACAAATAGACAAAACCAAGTTCGGCATTACCTTGCTCAACATAATTCAACACTTGTCTAACATCTTTAGCATACACATATTGTTCTTTCCATGCATCCCATAATTTTTCATGTTGCAACACTTGTCGTGCATATTGTCCTGCTGGAACAGTATCTGGTTCGCCTATTGCAATATATGTTGGGTTTATCTCGTTTAACAATTTCGCTACAGATACATCGTTGGCAAGTGCTATATTCACGAATTGTTTATTCGCAACAATGACCATTTCATTTTTCAAAAGTGGAGTAGACTTTTCTAGTAGCGCCTGTTCTTCTAAAGCATCCATCTGCTTCATTCCTGCAGATACGAATAGATCAGCGGGCGCTCCTTGCTCGATTTGCTTTTGTAACGCTCCTGAAGATCCATAATTCACTTCAACAACAATATCAGAATGCTCAGCCTTGAATTGTGTAATAATATCATCCATCACTACACTCAAGCTGGCAGCAGCGGATATAAGAATTTTTTGCGTTTTACCCTTTGTTTGTACTGGTGTAACACCTTCAACAGTAGTATTAACATTTTCTTGTTGATTACCATTTGTTGAACAGCCTACTATTAACATAATGATGAGTACCATAGTGCATACTACAGTTAACTTACTGTTACGTAATGTTTTATTCATGCTGTTCTCCTAGCTCTAATCATTTCTAATTGTATTATCTTTTAGGATAGCATGAGATTTTTCTTTTTCATAGTATTTATAGCATTGGTTAAAGGTAATTTCTTGAAAGACAACGTGCCTTATGCTACACTGTTCCCAACTCAGTTGGAGGTTAATAATTATGATGGAAAAACCTTTGGAACGTGCAATCATTGTTGGATTGCACCTTAATCAACGCCTACAGGCAGACTTTGATTATTCTATGCAAGAACTTGCCTCTCTTGCAGATGCTTGTCATATTACAGTAGTAGATCAACTAACGCAGAAGGCACAACGCGTCACATCTTCACATTACCTTGGAACGGGTAAAGTAGAAGAGCTACGTCTACTAGCAGAAGCTCATGAAGCAGAAACCGTTATTTTCAACGATGAACTATCTCCTTCTCAGATTCGTAATCTTGAAGCTGAACTTGATCGTAAAGTTATTGATCGTACCATTCTAATTCTCGATATTTTCGCGGAACGTGCTCAAACTAGAGAAGCACAACTTCAAGTTGAAGTTGCTCGTCTGCAATATATGCTTCCGAGATTAGTCGGTTTACGCGCATCACTAGGCCGTCAAGGAGGCGGCGGTGGCGCAGGTTTACGTAACAAAGGTACGGGAGAAACGAAGCTTGAGCTCGATCGTCGTCGTATAGAGGAACGTATCTCAATGTTACAGCAAGAGCTTGAGAAGCTAGTTGCTACTCGTCAGACACAACGTATGAAGCGTAAGAAAAATGAAGTTCCTGTAGTCTGTCTCGTCGGTTATACGAATACAGGAAAATCAAGTCTTATGAATGCTTTGCTTCGTCATACTGATCCTGAAACAAGCAAAGAAGTTTTCGTTAAAGATATGCTATTTGCGACACTTGAAACATCAGTTCGACAAATTGAACTTAGCGACAATAAGAGCTTCCTGTTAACAGATACGGTCGGCTTCGTAAGCCAGCTTCCCCATCATCTGGTCAAAGCATTCCGTTCTACATTAGAAGAGGTTGCAGAAGCTGATCTTCTTATTCATGTCGTTGATTACGCGCACGAAGATTATCAAAAGTTAATTGATGTAACGAATGCAACGCTTGAAGATTTAGGTACTAAAGGAATAGAGATGGTCTATGCCTAT includes:
- a CDS encoding YhgE/Pip domain-containing protein; translation: MSRSSQIGSELNSIVRNKKIVIPVIAVMLIPLLYSALFLGAFWDPYAKLDKIPVAIVNEDVGAEYNGEQMTIGNEFVDQLKESGDFNYEFVSKQEAEAGLKDNYYYITIEIPEKFSEQAISLVGDNPQQAELIYTPNEGYNFLAGQIGGTAAAQMTTLLNQQISKTYVTAIYEQIGEALEGIEAASDGAHQIADGTDSAKEGATKLLAGQQTLADGLIELQSGATKLNTAGTQLSSGLGTLQTGGNNLSSGISQLTEGATTLNGGISQLAKQYATLDTGLNDISEGTTSLKQGAMQLQAGLQQLASQNSDLAANASFQQLLAGSEQLVNGLLAQEQGENQLIAGSTQVVNGLSSLSTGSNQLATKLTEAKQGASQLATGITSAKEGSSQLATGLQSLKGSSDKFVSGSKELVAGNKELVEGLTTLDEGANELASKLGDANGESLNLTLTEQMKDQFVEPVVLTTSSYSSVPNYGTGFAPYFISLGLYVGCMLLTVVYSMREPSLKPQNGRSWYAGKTAVVGLIAVLQALILGASILPILDLEVVNVGAFFLFAIITSLTYMMLIQLLCVTMDNVGRFIAIVLLILQLTSSAGTFPIELVPDWLQAINPFLPMTYTVTGFKQAISSGDMDMFWSSVWPLLALMVVCSVLSYIYMNVSFKKKFQSITE
- a CDS encoding TetR/AcrR family transcriptional regulator, encoding MSIDRRSLILDAASKSFSLFGYKGTTMEQVAKIANVGKGTIYTFFANKEELFQEVMNKLLLEMKYVAEKVISDDRSFFDNLTEALNELLEFRKEHELALKLTQEVREIGTPMANEALVQMEQVIIEHIAGKIEHAINRNEIKACDTQMTAFVMLRLYTALAVEWSAKHETLQKQEIAQRLRFYLEKGLAIS
- the ytxJ gene encoding bacillithiol system redox-active protein YtxJ: MTYNEITSQQQWEEAFERSNDHPIVILKHSTTCPVSANAHDEFTKYLSDKPREDVEYLMVKVIESRPISLQIAEDTGIKHESPQVMMLDKKEKVWSATHWSVTKAHISAVLD
- a CDS encoding YheC/YheD family protein, producing the protein MFNFIWRRNVRIAAKRRGRKADKMIKTNILLGNSYIKSHIPVTKTYSRSTLKLMLLKYGMVYIKPKNGSLGRGVIRVTLKDGRFISHSGMTISSYANFEDLTKFLSRKMKGEVYVVQKGIHSLRHQGRLFDFRVVVQKSPRGGFEVTGIAGRISQRGRVVSNGGGGGAIGTIDSLLTPRQQSIVIPKMEKLSLAVMHQVRKHFKDQNEIGIDIAIDHQLRPWIVEFNTYPDHRMFVIMRDRVMLARIIHYGAKYGKKYKLNLYY
- a CDS encoding peptidylprolyl isomerase translates to MNFKSLTVLLVMLLVLSACGEPITNNSTSQGSTGNATATPTPTPTPEPELELLDSSQHPEVTIEMSNGGIIKLELYPEIAPNTVSNFVSLAQQGFYDGLIFHRVMPDFMIQGGDPEGTGMGGPGYNIKGEFTANGFENRLKHTRGVISMARSQSMDSAGSQFYIVQAKETPHLDGLYASFGMVTEGLDVVDEIVSQKRDTQDKPLEPLVMTKVTVDTKGLELAELEKM
- a CDS encoding DUF4395 domain-containing protein, with protein sequence MNEVPIAKVRSNQIGIVITLLIAIIAQMPWLIAIVWLIQVMTRLLGSGANTFVIILEPIAQKIYGKKETEAAELQKFNLSLGITFLSISLVCLSLNWITAAYIVAGAMGLAALAALLGYCIGCTIYYQYKKYKAMRKNTKSQ
- a CDS encoding protein-glutamine gamma-glutamyltransferase; protein product: MIVLTNGSMDELDIENLPLVEQNIVRWKIASRVIYEYSSLDALLFELRMRRHTVEASHAMYESGAQFAVFSNSRCNPRYWNRTPNGGFLLRSDVTPADAIRDIFINGEYYAFECSGAIIILYYKAVLETIGDPTFNYYFQDLFLREWQKDYDLRLVSSYDLNDVYPGDVCYFRNPDFHPRHPEWQGENAVMLDKNLYFGHGVGIQTGQGIIENLNRARRPFARRSAYQENLIVRPDFEMLRDLIIHEQRIAIATGQLILVDDRELQTAQ
- a CDS encoding Cof-type HAD-IIB family hydrolase, producing the protein MSYKIAFFDIDGTLVNEEKVIPQDTIDAIAEMKEKGIEPVIATGRAPYFLQSLLKEVGIESYVCLNGALAVYKGEVIYRNPIAPSTLATLVEQSKIHGHALCFEGESQYYTDHDGHEYMLESVGSLKVEFPKVNADFWKEEPIYQMFLHTLAEDEHLYTSFEDSVTFIRWHEKALDVLPIGGSKAKGIEALLNQLNLTKEDAIAFGDNLNDKEMLEYVGFGIAMGNSHPDVIPYANFVTTHVDEKGIRNGLIKAGILDK
- the modB gene encoding molybdate ABC transporter permease subunit; its protein translation is MNEFDWGAFIEPILISIKITMVASIIVFILAIIVSRYMSRAKFRGKVIVDTIFMIPLVLPPTVIGFILLFAFGKKGFLGQLSEVVFGQSLVFTWWAGVVAAIVVAFPLVYQTMKAGFDSIDSALEDVARSQGATEWQVFRYIALPLNHRMLVVAFILGFARSLGEFGATLMLAGNIPGRTQTVATAIYVAMDADRTILAIAWVVFMIIISFLMMYLVRQPVRS
- the modA gene encoding molybdate ABC transporter substrate-binding protein, with product MNKTLRNSKLTVVCTMVLIIMLIVGCSTNGNQQENVNTTVEGVTPVQTKGKTQKILISAAASLSVVMDDIITQFKAEHSDIVVEVNYGSSGALQKQIEQGAPADLFVSAGMKQMDALEEQALLEKSTPLLKNEMVIVANKQFVNIALANDVSVAKLLNEINPTYIAIGEPDTVPAGQYARQVLQHEKLWDAWKEQYVYAKDVRQVLNYVEQGNAELGFVYLSDAISSNKVDIIHHIDSITHDPITYPIAILKNSKQIEAAQLFFDYLLSEELTALYEQNGFKRAE
- the hflX gene encoding GTPase HflX, producing the protein MEKPLERAIIVGLHLNQRLQADFDYSMQELASLADACHITVVDQLTQKAQRVTSSHYLGTGKVEELRLLAEAHEAETVIFNDELSPSQIRNLEAELDRKVIDRTILILDIFAERAQTREAQLQVEVARLQYMLPRLVGLRASLGRQGGGGGAGLRNKGTGETKLELDRRRIEERISMLQQELEKLVATRQTQRMKRKKNEVPVVCLVGYTNTGKSSLMNALLRHTDPETSKEVFVKDMLFATLETSVRQIELSDNKSFLLTDTVGFVSQLPHHLVKAFRSTLEEVAEADLLIHVVDYAHEDYQKLIDVTNATLEDLGTKGIEMVYAYNKCDLTDHPYPEVQGKSIYMSVREAKGIDELIGSIRQQLFSHYVKCSVLIPYDQGRIVSYFNEHAQIFATEYEEQGTRIEMECSSADYERYKEFYLEEAQL